The following proteins are co-located in the Elusimicrobiota bacterium genome:
- a CDS encoding N-acetylmuramoyl-L-alanine amidase has protein sequence MAAMMLLTLALILGTVPASAADAGTGAGVAVSTVPAAARTPELRVVWPAEGARYPYLRRSFVFGTAGPGATLAVNGSTVPLQPDGAFLAMAPFSTGTFALRFEALREGATASLVRTVQVAEPFEAGGMKKAEALEPHEDLLLLPGDWLFVRARGPAGVEGRFRVGSLAKDRPLVEVSSGVYEGRWRAEAGDLGRDLLVEVQLRGKDLKLKDEAPGKVTVRSSGHLEAAVTAARSTILRSGSGGYSLFLPPGIALPVSGRAGGLLRVPLAPDFELWADTAQVRAAPEGSAPAPGTVGRYLGVSVSSDAVKLSVAVDRPLPFEVSHRIEPFELEVRFFGARQRLDRVRYAAEDPVLTEVVGRQEGTETVRLLVRTRLRWSAGYGAYYEKGRFVLELRRPPDLAGTGSPLKGRRVVLDPGHGPDRGALGPRGSEEQNLNLALAFRLKSLLEAEGAEVFLTRASSAGPALADRAFIAWDLRGDVLLSIHNNSIGVEDDPFASPLGYMTLYYQPQSRPLAEAVHASYRRLSPLPDNALVWGDLAVCRATWMPAVLTESAYVLLPEQEAMLLSADGQERFARQLLEGLRSYFEAWRKVQKDYPDDRRAVRGPTPPRP, from the coding sequence ATGGCGGCGATGATGCTCCTGACGCTCGCGCTCATCCTCGGGACCGTTCCGGCGTCCGCGGCGGACGCGGGAACGGGCGCCGGAGTCGCCGTCTCCACGGTTCCGGCGGCGGCCCGGACCCCCGAACTGCGCGTCGTCTGGCCCGCCGAAGGCGCCCGCTACCCGTACCTGCGCCGCAGCTTCGTCTTCGGCACCGCCGGTCCCGGGGCGACCCTCGCGGTCAACGGCTCGACCGTCCCCCTCCAGCCCGACGGGGCCTTCCTGGCGATGGCGCCTTTCTCGACGGGGACCTTCGCCCTGCGCTTCGAGGCCCTGCGCGAGGGGGCGACGGCCTCCCTCGTGCGGACCGTCCAGGTCGCCGAGCCCTTCGAGGCCGGCGGGATGAAGAAGGCCGAGGCCCTCGAGCCGCATGAGGACCTGCTCCTGCTCCCCGGCGACTGGCTCTTCGTGCGCGCGCGCGGTCCGGCGGGCGTCGAGGGGCGCTTCCGCGTCGGCTCGCTGGCCAAGGACCGTCCTCTCGTCGAGGTCTCCAGCGGCGTCTACGAGGGCCGCTGGCGCGCCGAGGCGGGCGACCTCGGCCGCGACCTTCTCGTGGAGGTCCAGCTCCGCGGCAAGGACCTCAAGCTCAAGGACGAGGCGCCGGGCAAGGTCACCGTCCGCTCCTCCGGACATCTGGAGGCGGCGGTCACCGCCGCGCGCAGCACGATCCTGCGCTCCGGGTCCGGCGGCTACTCGCTCTTCCTCCCGCCGGGGATCGCGCTCCCCGTCTCCGGCCGCGCCGGCGGCCTCCTGCGCGTGCCGCTCGCGCCCGACTTCGAACTCTGGGCCGACACCGCGCAGGTCCGCGCGGCGCCCGAGGGCTCCGCGCCCGCGCCCGGCACGGTCGGGCGCTACCTGGGCGTCTCGGTCTCGAGCGACGCGGTGAAGCTCTCGGTCGCGGTCGACCGGCCGCTGCCTTTCGAGGTGAGCCACCGCATCGAGCCCTTCGAGCTCGAGGTCCGCTTCTTCGGCGCGCGCCAGCGCCTCGACCGCGTGCGCTATGCGGCGGAGGACCCGGTCCTCACGGAGGTCGTCGGGCGGCAGGAGGGGACCGAGACCGTCCGCCTGCTCGTGCGCACGCGTCTGCGCTGGAGCGCGGGTTACGGCGCCTACTACGAGAAGGGCCGTTTCGTGCTCGAGCTCCGCCGTCCGCCGGACCTCGCCGGGACGGGGAGTCCGCTCAAGGGCCGGCGCGTCGTGCTCGACCCCGGGCACGGACCCGACCGCGGGGCGCTCGGTCCCCGCGGTTCGGAGGAGCAGAACCTCAACCTCGCGCTGGCCTTCCGCCTGAAGTCCCTGCTCGAGGCCGAGGGCGCCGAGGTTTTTCTGACCCGCGCGAGCTCGGCCGGGCCGGCCCTCGCCGACCGCGCGTTCATCGCCTGGGACCTTCGCGGCGACGTCCTGCTCAGCATCCACAACAACTCCATCGGCGTCGAGGACGATCCTTTCGCCTCGCCGCTGGGCTACATGACGCTCTACTACCAGCCGCAGAGCCGCCCTCTGGCCGAGGCCGTCCACGCCTCCTACCGCCGCCTCTCGCCCCTGCCCGACAACGCGCTCGTCTGGGGCGACCTCGCCGTCTGCCGAGCGACCTGGATGCCGGCGGTGCTCACCGAGTCGGCCTACGTCCTTCTCCCCGAGCAGGAGGCGATGCTTCTCTCTGCCGACGGGCAGGAACGCTTCGCCCGCCAGCTTCTCGAGGGCCTGCGCTCCTACTTCGAGGCCTGGAGGAAGGTTCAGAAGGACTATCCGGACGACCGGCGCGCCGTCCGGGGCCCGACTCCTCCTCGGCCCTAA